In Enterobacter sp. 638, a single window of DNA contains:
- the mpl gene encoding UDP-N-acetylmuramate:L-alanyl-gamma-D-glutamyl-meso-diaminopimelate ligase — translation MRIHILGICGTFMGGLAMLARSLGHEVTGSDANVYPPMSTLLEKQGIDLIQGYDASQLDVEPDLVIIGNAMTRGNPCVEAVLERNIPFMSGPQWLHDFVLRDRWVLAVAGTHGKTTTAGMATWILEACGYKPGFVIGGVPGNFDVSARLGESPFFVIEADEYDCAFFDKRSKFVHYCPRTLILNNLEFDHADIFDDLKAIQKQFHHLVRIVPGQGRIIYPENDINLKQTMAMGCWSEQELVGEQGHWHAKKLTTDASEWEVLLDGEKVGQVKWALVGEHNMHNGLMAIAAARHVGVTPADAADALGSFINARRRLELRGEANGVTVYDDFAHHPTAILATLAALRGKVGGTARILAVLEPRSNTMKMGLSKDDLAPSLGRADEVFLLQPQHIPWQVAEVADACIQPAHWHADVDTLADMVIKTAQPGDHILVMSNGGFGGIHQKLLDGLAKKAQAEE, via the coding sequence ATGCGCATTCATATATTAGGGATTTGTGGCACTTTCATGGGCGGACTGGCAATGCTGGCGCGCTCTCTGGGCCATGAGGTGACAGGTTCGGACGCCAATGTGTATCCGCCGATGAGCACCCTGCTTGAGAAGCAAGGCATCGATCTTATTCAGGGATATGATGCCAGCCAGCTGGACGTTGAACCGGATCTGGTTATCATCGGCAACGCCATGACGCGCGGTAACCCGTGTGTGGAAGCGGTGCTGGAACGCAATATTCCGTTCATGTCTGGCCCGCAATGGCTGCATGACTTTGTCCTGCGCGACCGCTGGGTGCTGGCGGTTGCCGGTACGCACGGTAAAACGACGACGGCCGGGATGGCAACCTGGATTCTGGAAGCCTGTGGCTATAAGCCGGGCTTTGTGATCGGCGGCGTGCCGGGTAATTTCGACGTTTCTGCCCGTCTGGGCGAAAGCCCGTTCTTTGTGATTGAAGCTGACGAATACGACTGCGCCTTCTTCGATAAGCGCTCCAAGTTCGTGCATTACTGCCCGCGCACGCTGATCCTCAATAATCTTGAGTTCGATCATGCGGATATCTTTGACGACCTGAAAGCCATTCAGAAACAGTTCCATCACCTGGTGCGCATTGTGCCGGGCCAAGGCCGTATTATCTATCCTGAAAACGACATCAATCTGAAGCAGACGATGGCGATGGGTTGCTGGAGCGAGCAGGAGCTGGTGGGTGAGCAAGGCCACTGGCACGCGAAGAAACTGACAACCGACGCGTCCGAATGGGAAGTGTTGCTGGACGGTGAAAAAGTCGGCCAAGTGAAGTGGGCGCTGGTCGGTGAACACAACATGCACAATGGCCTGATGGCGATTGCGGCGGCGCGTCATGTGGGCGTCACGCCTGCGGATGCGGCCGATGCGCTGGGATCCTTCATCAACGCGCGTCGTCGTCTTGAACTGCGCGGTGAAGCCAATGGCGTAACCGTGTACGACGATTTCGCCCATCATCCGACGGCCATTCTGGCGACGCTGGCAGCACTGCGCGGCAAAGTTGGCGGAACGGCGCGCATTCTGGCGGTGCTGGAGCCACGCTCTAACACCATGAAAATGGGGCTCAGCAAAGACGATCTCGCGCCGTCTCTTGGCCGCGCTGACGAAGTGTTCCTCCTGCAACCGCAGCACATTCCGTGGCAGGTGGCGGAAGTGGCTGACGCGTGCATTCAGCCTGCGCACTGGCATGCGGATGTCGATACCTTAGCGGATATGGTGATTAAAACCGCGCAGCCGGGCGATCACATTCTGGTGATGAGCAACGGCGGTTTTGGTGGCATTCATCAGAAACTGCTGGACGGTCTGGCGAAGAAAGCTCAGGCCGAAGAGTAA